The Metabacillus sediminilitoris genome window below encodes:
- a CDS encoding carbohydrate ABC transporter permease yields the protein MKNEVGLQVEENIKLSSAKERKVRFKGWQDTLAGYIFVAPMLIGVTVLTIFPILASIFLSFTDWNFITGLKGFNFIGLDNFKNLFKDSIFLKSLTNNIIVLLVVPIGLFISLILAVIINKNVYFKDFFKVIYFMPYISSVVAVAIVFQVLFHPTLGPINQLLMSMGIEDPPKWIADTSFALPSVMIILIWTHIGFQLIIYLAGLQNIPKELYEAAEMDGATSWYMFRKITVPLVSPTTFLLLVTGLISSFKVFDLILVLTNGGPAHSTTLPVVYLYQQAFVELKTGYASTIALVLFVLILLITVLQWFGQKKWVNY from the coding sequence TTGAAGAACGAAGTGGGGCTGCAAGTCGAAGAGAACATTAAACTTTCTTCTGCAAAAGAAAGAAAAGTTCGCTTCAAGGGATGGCAGGATACACTAGCAGGTTATATTTTTGTTGCACCGATGTTAATAGGAGTTACTGTATTAACAATTTTTCCAATCCTTGCTTCTATCTTTTTAAGTTTTACAGACTGGAACTTTATTACTGGATTAAAAGGATTTAATTTTATTGGACTAGATAATTTTAAGAACTTATTTAAAGATTCGATATTTTTGAAATCGCTTACAAATAACATTATCGTGCTTTTAGTTGTTCCAATTGGTTTATTCATATCGTTGATTTTAGCAGTTATTATAAACAAAAATGTTTATTTCAAAGATTTTTTTAAGGTGATCTACTTTATGCCTTATATTTCAAGTGTTGTCGCTGTAGCGATTGTATTTCAAGTATTATTTCACCCAACATTGGGGCCGATTAATCAACTATTAATGTCGATGGGTATCGAAGATCCTCCAAAATGGATTGCTGATACAAGCTTTGCACTTCCATCTGTCATGATTATCTTAATTTGGACTCATATTGGCTTTCAATTAATTATTTATCTGGCAGGGCTGCAAAATATTCCGAAAGAGCTTTATGAAGCTGCTGAGATGGATGGGGCTACATCTTGGTATATGTTTAGAAAGATTACAGTTCCTCTCGTATCACCTACTACATTTTTATTATTGGTAACAGGGTTAATTTCGTCCTTTAAAGTTTTTGATTTGATTCTTGTACTGACGAATGGCGGTCCAGCACATTCAACAACATTACCAGTCGTTTACCTTTATCAACAAGCATTTGTCGAATTAAAAACAGGATATGCGTCAACAATCGCATTAGTGCTGTTTGTCTTAATTCTATTGATTACAGTGTTGCAATGGTTTGGCCAGAAGAAATGGGTCAACTACTAA
- a CDS encoding transcriptional regulator SplA domain-containing protein: protein MELHNEDIRYQVGDTVYIFYRNPHTQNVANIQEAAVVDDPENPHGLALFLYETYYPLTNEVAVYSSQNDAEQAYQQYFGDY from the coding sequence ATGGAATTACATAATGAAGATATTCGTTATCAAGTGGGTGATACTGTTTATATTTTTTATCGAAACCCCCATACGCAAAATGTTGCGAATATCCAAGAGGCTGCAGTTGTGGATGACCCTGAAAATCCGCATGGGTTAGCGCTTTTTCTCTATGAGACATACTATCCTTTAACAAATGAAGTTGCTGTTTATTCAAGCCAAAATGATGCGGAACAAGCCTACCAACAATATTTTGGCGACTATTAA
- a CDS encoding aldo/keto reductase encodes MRKTMPLQKREITNSRLVLGCMGFGGSWDQNPVTKDDILVAEKAVDAALSAGINMFDHADIYKMGKAESIFGGILKDRPDLREKIVIQSKCGIRFPEGDAPHRFDFSKNHIVNSVDGILKRLQIDYLDILLLHRPDPLIEPEEVAEAFELLKASGKVRNFGVSNMNAAQIKLLSAYCSEPIIVNQLEMSLKRIDWVEHGILVNQKAGTEINFGDGIIEHCRLEDIQIQAWASLAYGIYSGRELDDITEADLHTKKLVQKMAAEKDTSTEAIVLGWLMRHPALIQPIIGTTNPERINNCQDAVKQSELMTREEWYSLYTASRGKKMP; translated from the coding sequence ATGAGAAAAACAATGCCATTACAAAAAAGAGAAATTACAAATAGCCGCTTAGTACTAGGGTGTATGGGATTTGGTGGAAGCTGGGATCAAAATCCGGTTACAAAAGACGATATTCTTGTAGCTGAAAAAGCAGTTGACGCTGCATTATCTGCAGGAATTAATATGTTTGATCATGCTGATATTTATAAAATGGGAAAAGCGGAATCTATTTTTGGAGGAATACTGAAGGATCGTCCTGATTTACGAGAAAAGATTGTGATTCAATCCAAATGCGGAATCCGTTTTCCTGAAGGTGATGCACCACACCGTTTTGATTTTTCTAAAAATCATATCGTGAACTCTGTTGATGGCATCTTAAAAAGACTGCAGATCGATTATTTAGATATATTATTATTGCATCGACCTGATCCTCTTATTGAGCCAGAAGAAGTTGCTGAGGCATTTGAATTATTAAAAGCCTCAGGGAAAGTCCGGAATTTTGGGGTATCAAATATGAATGCCGCGCAAATAAAATTGCTTAGTGCCTATTGTTCGGAGCCTATTATTGTCAATCAGCTAGAAATGAGTTTAAAACGAATTGACTGGGTGGAACATGGGATATTAGTCAATCAAAAAGCCGGAACAGAGATCAACTTTGGAGATGGAATCATTGAGCATTGTCGATTAGAGGATATACAAATTCAAGCTTGGGCATCATTAGCATACGGAATCTATTCAGGACGTGAGCTGGATGACATAACAGAAGCGGATTTACATACAAAGAAATTGGTTCAAAAAATGGCAGCTGAGAAGGATACATCAACAGAGGCAATCGTCCTTGGCTGGTTGATGAGACATCCTGCACTCATTCAGCCAATTATCGGTACAACAAATCCGGAACGTATCAATAATTGCCAAGATGCAGTTAAACAGTCTGAATTGATGACCCGTGAAGAATGGTATTCATTATACACGGCATCACGTGGGAAAAAGATGCCTTAA
- a CDS encoding response regulator transcription factor, whose amino-acid sequence MYKIILVDDDYLVLEFLTHMIPWAELGFSVVGSYQNGTQALEHIKTEMPDVIITDIGMPKMNGIELIRHIKEWNSTIYSIILSCHDDFHFAQQALKLETFDYILKESMEATMIEDLLSRLKEKLDQEKTTNMKKNQMEYLIKENLLVLKRRFLHAMIDDKQENKLWWEQQRHELGLASINQCTPLLCFIDRYVEMKEAFVSDELLKFSIDNLVNEILNQTGNGISIFYKDSMFFIFFPHGQRLEMEMIIQKALRVIYNKLQEYLNISISTIIGENCTSIEQLVQRLKGMITTSSQRFYMRFGYFGLVEQEDFTAENIFSCYTDAMQELKSLIIQEDVEELEKSLRKWVSFIEEKRYHPESVREWMMKIFLDIKLKFNSMQNFESTYSVSVSDHFITNVETIYQLEEELVSIFKRFIRSMIEINELPKRNEILKAQKYVLMNLNKKITLSDVAEHLHLNPSYFSRLYKKNTNENFIDYVTKSKMERAKELIDQSNESIEKISEMLGFDCKSYFIKTFKKYYGVTPKDYKQRIG is encoded by the coding sequence ATGTATAAAATCATTTTGGTAGATGATGATTATCTAGTCTTAGAATTTTTAACACATATGATCCCGTGGGCAGAATTAGGTTTTTCTGTTGTTGGATCATATCAAAATGGTACGCAGGCTTTAGAACATATTAAAACGGAAATGCCGGATGTCATCATAACAGACATTGGCATGCCAAAAATGAATGGAATCGAATTAATTCGTCATATAAAAGAATGGAACTCAACGATCTATTCAATCATCTTGTCCTGCCACGATGACTTTCATTTTGCCCAACAAGCATTGAAGCTGGAAACGTTCGATTATATTTTAAAAGAATCAATGGAAGCAACGATGATCGAGGATTTATTATCGAGATTAAAAGAAAAACTTGATCAAGAAAAAACAACCAATATGAAAAAAAACCAAATGGAATATCTTATAAAAGAAAATCTCTTAGTTTTAAAAAGAAGGTTTTTACATGCAATGATAGATGATAAACAAGAGAATAAATTGTGGTGGGAACAACAACGGCATGAATTAGGATTAGCTTCAATCAATCAATGCACCCCTTTGCTTTGTTTTATTGATCGTTATGTGGAAATGAAAGAAGCATTTGTTTCAGATGAATTACTAAAGTTTAGCATTGATAATCTTGTAAATGAGATCCTAAATCAAACAGGAAATGGTATTAGCATCTTTTATAAGGATTCCATGTTTTTTATTTTTTTTCCCCATGGTCAAAGGCTGGAAATGGAGATGATCATACAAAAAGCTTTAAGAGTGATTTATAACAAGTTACAAGAATATCTAAACATAAGTATTTCAACGATTATTGGAGAAAATTGCACATCAATAGAACAACTCGTTCAGAGATTAAAAGGAATGATAACGACTTCTAGTCAAAGGTTTTATATGAGATTTGGATATTTCGGTCTTGTCGAACAGGAAGATTTTACTGCTGAAAACATCTTTTCGTGCTATACAGACGCAATGCAAGAGTTAAAATCACTTATCATCCAAGAGGATGTAGAAGAATTAGAAAAATCGCTTCGAAAATGGGTCTCTTTTATAGAAGAAAAACGGTATCATCCTGAATCAGTCAGAGAGTGGATGATGAAAATATTTTTGGATATTAAGCTGAAGTTTAATTCTATGCAAAATTTTGAATCTACCTATTCAGTATCGGTTTCAGATCATTTTATTACAAATGTTGAAACGATTTATCAGCTCGAGGAAGAACTAGTTTCTATTTTTAAGAGATTTATTCGAAGTATGATTGAAATTAATGAATTACCAAAGAGGAATGAAATTCTAAAAGCTCAAAAGTATGTATTAATGAACTTAAATAAAAAGATTACCTTAAGTGATGTAGCCGAGCATCTTCATTTAAATCCAAGTTATTTTAGCAGGCTTTACAAAAAGAATACAAACGAAAATTTTATTGATTATGTTACGAAATCCAAGATGGAGAGAGCCAAAGAATTAATTGACCAATCAAATGAATCAATTGAAAAGATATCAGAAATGTTAGGATTTGATTGCAAAAGTTATTTTATAAAAACATTTAAAAAATATTATGGTGTAACACCGAAAGACTATAAACAGAGGATTGGCTAG
- a CDS encoding carbohydrate ABC transporter permease, giving the protein MTTIIMAVLGLIFLLPFIWMLSASFKLEKDVLTFPIEWIPTSWNAVENYSKVWFGDKSFLLYYWNSFKVTILTTLTSVIVSSLAAYAFAKVKFKGREFIFLIVLATYMIPPQSILVPQFLLYKSMGLFDSHLGLILLNSFSVFGTFMLRQFFLSINDEIIESARIDGAGHFRVFFHIALPLVQPAIATYAILRFIWTWNDYQYPLIFLRSESLFTLQLGIAQFADAHGTIYSLMMTGAVSAIIPLLIVFIIGQKQVIEGISLGGVKG; this is encoded by the coding sequence ATGACTACAATCATCATGGCAGTACTTGGGCTCATATTTTTACTCCCATTTATTTGGATGTTATCGGCATCATTCAAACTTGAGAAGGATGTTTTAACCTTTCCGATTGAATGGATCCCGACATCATGGAATGCAGTCGAGAATTATTCAAAGGTTTGGTTTGGAGATAAATCATTTCTCTTATATTATTGGAATTCCTTTAAAGTAACGATTTTAACGACGTTAACATCCGTTATTGTCTCAAGTTTGGCTGCCTATGCATTTGCAAAGGTGAAATTTAAAGGGAGAGAATTCATTTTCTTAATTGTACTTGCGACGTATATGATTCCACCGCAATCAATCTTAGTGCCGCAGTTCTTATTATATAAATCTATGGGGCTATTCGACTCACATTTAGGTTTGATTCTATTAAATAGTTTTAGTGTTTTCGGTACATTTATGCTCCGGCAATTTTTCTTAAGTATTAATGATGAAATCATAGAATCAGCGCGGATAGATGGAGCAGGACATTTTAGGGTATTTTTCCATATTGCACTTCCATTAGTCCAACCGGCAATCGCAACATACGCTATTTTACGTTTTATTTGGACATGGAATGACTATCAATATCCACTTATCTTTCTGCGATCTGAATCACTCTTTACATTGCAATTAGGAATCGCTCAGTTCGCAGATGCACATGGGACAATCTATTCGTTAATGATGACAGGAGCCGTATCAGCGATTATTCCATTGCTTATCGTCTTTATTATCGGGCAGAAACAAGTCATTGAAGGGATATCGTTAGGAGGTGTTAAAGGATAA
- the splB gene encoding spore photoproduct lyase, translated as MVKPFKPQLVYFEPDSLDYPLGQELKEKFEKMDVEIRYTTSHNQVRNLPGENDFQKYRIAKSTLVIGIRKTLKFDTSKPSAEYAIPFATGCMGHCHYCYLQTTMGSKPYIRTYVNVEEILEAADKYMEERAPEITRFEAACTSDIVGIDHLTHTLKRAIEHFGTSEYGKLRFVTKFHHVDHLLDAKHNGKTRFRFSVNADYVIKNFEPGTSPLAKRIEAAGKVARAGYPLGFIVAPIYLHEGWQDGYLHMFERLNEELPEDARDDITFEFIQHRFTKPAKRVIEKNYPMTKLELDESARRYKWGKYGIGKYIYQKDEEEDIKDHLYSYMEKFFPNAKLEYFT; from the coding sequence ATGGTTAAGCCATTTAAGCCCCAGCTTGTCTACTTTGAACCGGATTCGCTGGACTATCCGCTTGGTCAAGAGCTAAAAGAAAAGTTCGAAAAAATGGATGTTGAAATTCGGTATACAACCTCACATAACCAGGTCAGAAATCTCCCTGGGGAAAATGATTTTCAGAAATATCGAATCGCAAAGTCTACGCTTGTCATTGGCATTAGAAAAACTCTTAAATTTGATACATCAAAGCCTTCTGCCGAATATGCGATCCCTTTTGCAACAGGTTGTATGGGACATTGTCATTATTGTTATTTGCAAACAACAATGGGTAGCAAGCCATATATTCGCACATATGTAAATGTCGAAGAAATTCTCGAAGCTGCAGATAAATATATGGAAGAACGAGCACCTGAAATAACGAGATTTGAAGCAGCATGTACGTCTGATATTGTTGGGATCGATCATCTGACACATACGTTAAAGCGAGCGATTGAGCATTTCGGTACATCTGAGTACGGAAAATTGCGATTTGTTACGAAGTTCCATCATGTTGATCATTTGCTTGATGCTAAGCATAACGGAAAAACGCGATTTCGTTTCAGTGTAAATGCTGATTATGTCATTAAAAATTTCGAACCAGGCACCTCTCCCCTTGCAAAACGGATTGAAGCAGCTGGAAAAGTAGCAAGAGCAGGATATCCACTTGGATTTATTGTCGCACCCATTTACCTGCATGAAGGATGGCAGGATGGCTACCTTCATATGTTTGAACGTCTTAATGAGGAATTACCAGAAGATGCAAGGGATGATATCACCTTTGAGTTTATTCAACATCGGTTTACAAAGCCTGCTAAGAGAGTGATCGAAAAAAACTATCCAATGACAAAATTAGAATTGGACGAATCAGCAAGAAGATATAAATGGGGAAAATACGGGATAGGCAAATATATCTATCAAAAAGACGAGGAAGAAGACATTAAAGATCATCTATACTCTTATATGGAAAAATTCTTTCCAAATGCTAAATTAGAATATTTCACTTAA
- a CDS encoding carboxymuconolactone decarboxylase family protein — protein MEHIQEPRNETEAALLDYKMGLGTFTQKMPELAHHFNAFTEACFKEGTLSQKEKQLIALGISVFSQDEYCIIYHTKGCIDQGATEEEILEAIGVTAAFGGGAAMSQAVTLVQECITDLNQLKQ, from the coding sequence ATGGAACATATTCAAGAACCGAGAAATGAAACAGAAGCGGCATTGCTTGATTATAAAATGGGATTAGGTACGTTTACTCAAAAAATGCCAGAGCTAGCACATCATTTTAATGCATTTACAGAGGCATGCTTTAAAGAGGGCACATTATCACAAAAAGAAAAACAACTTATTGCATTAGGCATAAGTGTCTTTTCACAAGATGAATATTGTATTATTTATCATACAAAAGGATGTATCGATCAAGGGGCGACAGAGGAAGAAATTTTAGAAGCGATTGGTGTAACAGCAGCTTTTGGCGGCGGTGCTGCAATGAGTCAGGCTGTAACCCTTGTACAAGAATGTATCACAGATTTAAATCAACTGAAACAATAA
- the uvsE gene encoding UV DNA damage repair endonuclease UvsE, producing the protein MTIVRLGYVAISMELKNASPSQTMTFDQFQKIEDREAALRKLERISLSNLENTLRLLKHNAASDIHFYRLTSRLIPLANHEELLDWDYMKPLRGMLREIGNFVKKHEIRIDFHPDHFVLINSIKKQVLQNSILTLKLHYLLLKGMGIDTTHRCVMHVGGNYKETEKSLERFIDNWMVVPRAIQNMIMLENDDTSFTLDDTLYLCEKLSIPLVFDYHHHLAHHQNPNWEGNWDRVVQTWMDSPLPIKMHISSPKSEKAFRHHSDFVDIDMFFRFLCKIKGSIPQIDCMIEAKKKDEALFKLMADIKTRGDVEIIDGSTFHFK; encoded by the coding sequence ATGACGATTGTACGTCTTGGTTATGTTGCCATTAGCATGGAATTAAAAAACGCATCCCCATCGCAAACGATGACATTTGACCAATTTCAAAAAATAGAGGACCGAGAAGCTGCATTACGAAAATTAGAACGTATCTCACTTTCAAATTTAGAAAATACCCTTAGACTGCTAAAGCATAATGCAGCTTCTGACATTCATTTTTATCGGTTAACATCCCGCCTTATCCCTTTGGCAAATCATGAGGAGCTTCTTGACTGGGATTATATGAAACCTTTGCGTGGAATGTTGCGTGAAATTGGAAATTTTGTAAAAAAACATGAGATCAGGATCGACTTTCATCCAGATCATTTTGTCCTAATAAATTCCATAAAAAAGCAGGTATTACAAAATTCAATTCTCACATTAAAACTGCACTACCTTTTATTAAAAGGGATGGGGATTGACACTACTCACCGTTGTGTCATGCATGTTGGCGGCAATTATAAAGAAACTGAAAAATCCCTTGAGCGTTTTATTGATAATTGGATGGTCGTCCCCCGAGCGATTCAAAACATGATCATGCTTGAAAATGACGACACTTCCTTTACTTTGGATGATACTCTATATTTATGTGAAAAACTAAGTATTCCACTTGTATTCGATTATCACCATCATTTAGCCCATCACCAAAATCCAAATTGGGAGGGCAATTGGGACCGCGTTGTCCAAACATGGATGGATTCTCCTCTGCCCATTAAGATGCATATATCAAGTCCAAAAAGTGAAAAAGCCTTTCGTCATCATTCAGACTTCGTTGACATTGACATGTTTTTCAGGTTCTTATGTAAAATAAAGGGAAGCATCCCACAAATTGATTGTATGATTGAAGCAAAGAAAAAGGATGAGGCACTTTTTAAATTAATGGCAGACATCAAAACACGCGGGGATGTTGAGATCATTGACGGCTCAACGTTTCATTTTAAATAA
- a CDS encoding ABC transporter substrate-binding protein, protein MNLKRLGVLFCALILVFAIVGCSNGEKSSGEGGKSEDGVVTLKFHHWYNDEAGNWDKVIAEFEKTHPKIKVESVPLVENLNHDEYLKKLDLLASSGEQLDVLMFSNHADFAKRVSAGLVAPLDSFIEKEGLNVEEEYNSPPSKIDGSYYGLPAKLVTNLVLLNKDHLDAAGLPVPTDWTWDDYQEYAKKLTKGEGASKQYGSYFHTWSDFYLVLKLLGKEDKTHIINEDGTSNMDDPLVEDSLKLRYTMEQEDGSSVPMAETLSQKLDYRQQFFSQSASMVPVGSWMVTEWGEFTPEFTMAWAPYPKNNKSDKPHTIMQGDVINIAENSEHKAEAYEFIRWFTTEGLMIQQKSIPAWKNADVEQVVNDLVASTRKPDAVDKESLIYTLENAIPAKRGIPKGFITEVYDAYNAEAELYLLGEQDLDTTISNAKKKVEEIVDANKE, encoded by the coding sequence ATGAATCTCAAAAGATTAGGGGTATTGTTTTGTGCATTGATCTTGGTTTTTGCGATTGTCGGTTGTTCAAATGGGGAAAAATCAAGTGGTGAGGGTGGAAAATCAGAGGATGGTGTTGTTACCTTAAAGTTTCATCACTGGTATAATGATGAAGCTGGAAATTGGGATAAAGTGATTGCTGAGTTTGAAAAAACACATCCGAAGATTAAGGTTGAATCTGTCCCATTAGTTGAAAATCTTAACCATGATGAGTATCTAAAAAAATTAGACTTACTTGCATCATCTGGTGAACAACTTGATGTGCTGATGTTTTCCAATCATGCAGACTTTGCTAAACGAGTTAGCGCTGGTTTAGTAGCACCACTAGATAGTTTTATCGAAAAAGAAGGCTTGAATGTGGAAGAAGAATATAATAGCCCACCAAGTAAAATAGACGGTTCTTATTATGGACTACCTGCTAAATTAGTAACGAATTTAGTTTTATTAAATAAAGATCATCTTGATGCAGCTGGATTACCAGTTCCAACTGATTGGACTTGGGATGACTATCAAGAATATGCGAAAAAGCTAACAAAGGGTGAAGGTGCTTCTAAACAATATGGATCTTACTTCCATACATGGTCAGATTTTTATCTCGTTCTTAAGTTGTTAGGTAAAGAAGATAAAACACACATCATTAATGAAGATGGTACATCAAATATGGATGATCCGCTTGTGGAAGATTCACTGAAATTACGTTATACGATGGAGCAAGAGGATGGTTCATCAGTACCGATGGCAGAAACTCTTTCTCAAAAGCTTGATTATCGCCAACAATTTTTCTCTCAATCAGCTAGTATGGTTCCTGTTGGCAGCTGGATGGTAACCGAATGGGGCGAATTCACACCTGAATTTACAATGGCATGGGCTCCATACCCGAAGAATAACAAAAGTGACAAACCTCACACCATTATGCAAGGGGACGTTATCAATATTGCCGAAAATTCTGAGCATAAAGCAGAAGCTTATGAATTTATTAGATGGTTTACAACAGAAGGGTTAATGATTCAACAAAAGAGTATTCCTGCTTGGAAAAATGCTGATGTAGAACAAGTGGTCAATGACTTAGTTGCCAGCACGAGAAAACCGGATGCTGTTGATAAAGAGTCACTAATCTATACGCTTGAAAATGCAATACCTGCAAAACGAGGAATTCCGAAAGGATTTATTACAGAAGTATATGATGCTTATAATGCAGAGGCAGAGTTGTATTTATTAGGTGAACAAGATTTAGACACAACGATATCAAATGCGAAAAAGAAAGTGGAAGAAATTGTTGATGCAAATAAAGAGTAG
- a CDS encoding sensor histidine kinase, with protein MKGLTLKFATLSLRQRLIISAILCVLLPSLITFLVSNYFTKDVLQERAVKQSEDTLRLLDLNITSYLDNLMYVSNYIQFNNEITSILKENQYHYTKDGPVSKLSALQYVKISRNLEDMTDLLSPSYITILMKNGFSYTNYPGYEYDPNNFYKQEWFDNIKDLNFYETYWLGAHPTYIESQKKKNPYLITIARAIEISGKTYAYTIISINEKEISNIFEQFASNDEQTLMLINSEGTIISNQNEQEIQKKFSYIKQIQNNQENYSIVDYKNKEYLLVSRSLSNADWKLVSLVPYKKTVGNINTITRTTLLLQGVLFFIFLIILIYLVNELTKPVSRLSHVTKEVENGNLQIRSGIKGNGDIALLGNSFDKMLDKIEEMIEQIKIEENGKRKAELEMLQAQINPHFLFNVLNSIRLKIIMNGDKDSAKLIQSLSSLLRMTINRNNEFIPLYEEIEVVDHYVRLMNFRHKGYIEIINDLASNTILEEIPRFFLQPLIENAIIHGFDQKGGTIIISSWIEDDVLIIRLNDNGKGMDVERLQLLKQKYMNKTFNHQLENKASLTGIGINNVYQRLMMIYGETFRMEIDSQRSKGTEIKFYIPRK; from the coding sequence ATGAAAGGGCTTACACTAAAGTTTGCCACTCTTTCTTTGAGACAACGATTAATCATTTCTGCGATTCTATGTGTTCTCCTTCCTTCGCTTATTACCTTTTTGGTATCAAACTATTTTACAAAAGATGTTCTGCAGGAACGTGCTGTAAAGCAATCGGAAGACACGTTACGATTGCTAGATTTAAATATTACTAGTTACTTAGATAATTTGATGTATGTTTCAAATTATATTCAATTTAATAACGAAATTACTTCAATTTTAAAAGAAAATCAATATCATTATACAAAAGATGGCCCTGTCAGCAAACTTAGCGCACTTCAGTATGTTAAAATTTCAAGGAATTTAGAAGATATGACAGATTTATTATCGCCATCTTATATCACCATTTTAATGAAAAATGGCTTCTCTTATACAAATTATCCTGGTTATGAGTATGATCCTAATAATTTTTACAAACAAGAATGGTTTGATAACATAAAGGATTTAAATTTTTATGAAACATATTGGCTTGGTGCACATCCAACTTACATCGAATCACAAAAAAAGAAGAATCCTTACTTAATCACAATCGCAAGAGCAATCGAAATATCAGGAAAAACATATGCATACACCATTATTAGCATAAATGAAAAAGAAATTAGTAACATTTTTGAGCAATTTGCTTCGAATGATGAACAAACCCTAATGTTAATTAACTCTGAAGGAACGATTATATCCAATCAAAACGAACAAGAAATTCAAAAGAAATTTAGCTATATAAAGCAGATTCAAAATAATCAGGAGAATTATAGTATTGTTGATTATAAGAATAAAGAGTATCTGCTTGTAAGTCGCTCGTTATCAAATGCCGATTGGAAGCTAGTAAGCTTAGTTCCTTACAAAAAAACGGTTGGTAATATCAATACGATTACACGGACGACCCTACTATTACAAGGAGTTTTGTTCTTTATATTCCTTATTATCCTTATTTATTTAGTAAATGAGCTAACAAAGCCTGTTTCTAGGCTAAGTCATGTAACAAAAGAAGTGGAAAATGGCAATTTGCAGATTCGATCAGGTATTAAAGGAAATGGAGATATCGCGTTATTGGGTAACTCCTTTGATAAAATGCTAGATAAAATAGAAGAAATGATCGAACAAATAAAAATAGAAGAAAATGGAAAACGTAAAGCGGAGCTGGAAATGCTTCAGGCCCAAATTAATCCACATTTTTTGTTTAATGTTTTAAATTCAATTCGGTTAAAAATCATCATGAATGGTGATAAGGATAGTGCAAAGCTGATTCAATCCCTTTCCTCCCTTTTACGAATGACGATCAACCGTAACAATGAATTTATTCCATTATATGAAGAAATTGAAGTCGTTGACCATTATGTGAGGTTAATGAACTTTAGACACAAGGGATATATTGAAATCATAAATGATTTAGCATCAAATACGATATTAGAAGAAATACCAAGGTTTTTTCTGCAGCCATTAATTGAAAATGCCATCATTCATGGGTTTGACCAAAAAGGGGGAACAATCATTATTTCATCCTGGATTGAAGATGATGTATTGATTATTCGTTTAAATGATAATGGAAAAGGCATGGATGTGGAGCGTTTACAGCTGCTTAAACAAAAGTACATGAATAAGACCTTTAACCATCAATTGGAAAATAAGGCTTCGCTAACAGGGATAGGAATTAATAATGTTTATCAACGCTTAATGATGATTTATGGAGAAACCTTCCGTATGGAAATAGATAGTCAACGATCTAAAGGGACCGAAATTAAGTTTTATATTCCAAGAAAATAG